The Actinopolyspora erythraea genome has a segment encoding these proteins:
- a CDS encoding allantoate amidohydrolase: MPSPSELLADIRRVGRDRERGGYSRHVFERCELELREWFVEQAARRGLEVLPDGNGNIWAWWPAPGDGAVATGSHLDSVPGGGEFDGPLGVVSALCAVDRLRAEGFRPRRPLALVVFAEEEGGRFGVPCLGSGLATGTVAPERALALRDESGTSLAEAMRAAGVDPERAGPDRTNLPRVARFVELHVEQGRGLAHRQRPLGVASTILAHGRWRFRFTGQGNHAGATPLDDRRDPMLPASLLVSEARRTAARYDDARATVGRIRPVPSGTNVIAASVDLWLDARAHSDADTRGMVEELRHRAEALAAEEGCAVRLSEESYSDTVSFDGPLRDELTGMLAAPELPTGAGHDAGVLAARIPTGMLFVRNPTGVSHAPEEHAEPADCDAGAEALATVLRRWSR; the protein is encoded by the coding sequence GTGCCCTCGCCGAGTGAACTGCTGGCCGACATCCGGCGGGTAGGCCGTGACCGCGAGCGCGGTGGCTACTCCCGCCACGTCTTCGAACGTTGCGAACTCGAACTGCGGGAGTGGTTCGTCGAACAGGCCGCCCGCCGGGGACTGGAGGTCCTGCCCGACGGCAACGGCAACATCTGGGCCTGGTGGCCCGCTCCCGGTGACGGCGCCGTCGCGACCGGAAGCCACCTCGACTCCGTTCCGGGCGGGGGCGAGTTCGACGGGCCGTTGGGCGTGGTCAGCGCCCTCTGCGCCGTGGACCGGCTGCGTGCCGAGGGGTTTCGCCCCCGACGACCGCTGGCGCTGGTGGTCTTCGCCGAGGAGGAGGGCGGGCGCTTCGGGGTGCCCTGCCTGGGGTCCGGGCTGGCCACCGGAACGGTGGCGCCGGAGCGCGCGCTCGCGTTGCGGGACGAGTCCGGGACGAGCCTGGCCGAGGCGATGCGCGCAGCCGGGGTCGATCCGGAGCGCGCCGGACCGGACCGGACCAACCTCCCCCGCGTAGCCAGGTTCGTCGAGCTGCACGTGGAACAGGGCCGGGGCCTGGCGCACCGGCAGCGTCCACTCGGCGTCGCTTCCACGATCCTCGCCCACGGGCGCTGGCGCTTCCGCTTCACCGGACAGGGAAACCACGCCGGAGCCACCCCGCTGGACGACCGCAGGGACCCGATGCTGCCCGCCTCCCTGCTGGTGTCCGAGGCGCGCCGCACCGCGGCCCGCTACGACGACGCCAGGGCCACTGTCGGCCGCATCCGGCCGGTGCCCTCGGGGACGAACGTGATCGCGGCCTCGGTCGACCTCTGGCTGGACGCCCGCGCCCACAGCGACGCCGACACCAGGGGGATGGTCGAGGAACTCCGGCACCGCGCGGAGGCGCTGGCGGCCGAGGAGGGGTGCGCCGTGCGGCTCTCCGAGGAGTCCTACTCGGACACGGTGTCCTTCGACGGGCCGCTGCGCGACGAGCTCACCGGGATGCTGGCCGCGCCGGAACTGCCCACGGGGGCCGGACACGACGCCGGGGTGCTCGCCGCGCGAATTCCCACCGGCATGTTGTTCGTGCGCAACCCGACCGGTGTCAGCCACGCTCCGGAGGAGCACGCCGAACCGGCCGACTGCGACGCGGGCGCCGAGGCGCTCGCCACGGTGCTGCGGCGGTGGAGCCGATGA